The following proteins are encoded in a genomic region of Verrucomicrobiaceae bacterium:
- a CDS encoding DUF1552 domain-containing protein, giving the protein MTFSHISKPFPRRQFLRGAGVLLGLPFFEQSIARGATPKAPRRMLIISNNLGFLPKPFFPKTAGRDYELTQTLAPLADVRSEFSIFSGMSHPDVNGGHSAENCFLTAARGPTKSGFRNQISLDQFAVEKLGQLTRFPTLNLGVNIDKANRSLSWTRDGVLLPAEDSAPALFRRMFLQGDPAAVKRQLNALDERGSILDTLLDHTKKLSRDLGSDDRSRLDQYLTSVREVEERLLTAREWELKPKPVTKLPEPADIQDKKRIFEKLDLMLAMAQLAFESDSTRIITLMVDAFATPAFKIDDHESTTEGYHGLSHHGQAPAKVKQLEDADRQQMVLFRKLIQNLAAKREDDARLIDRTMVLFGSNMGDANKHDNTNLPILLAGGGLKHGQHYAFKGDHDKPLCNLFVSMLQHLGVEADAFGSSTGTLTV; this is encoded by the coding sequence ATGACCTTCTCCCACATCTCGAAACCTTTCCCCCGCCGCCAATTCCTGCGTGGAGCGGGCGTGTTGCTCGGCTTGCCCTTCTTCGAGCAATCCATCGCTCGTGGAGCGACTCCGAAAGCACCGCGCCGGATGCTCATCATCTCGAACAACCTCGGGTTCCTGCCGAAGCCGTTTTTTCCGAAGACCGCCGGGCGCGATTATGAGCTGACACAGACGCTCGCGCCATTGGCGGACGTGCGGAGCGAGTTCAGCATCTTCAGCGGCATGTCACATCCCGATGTAAATGGCGGTCACAGCGCGGAAAACTGCTTCCTCACCGCGGCACGCGGGCCGACGAAGAGCGGGTTTCGCAATCAGATCTCGCTCGATCAGTTCGCCGTGGAAAAGCTCGGCCAGCTCACGCGATTCCCCACGCTGAACCTCGGCGTGAACATCGACAAAGCGAACCGCAGCCTCTCCTGGACACGCGACGGCGTTTTGCTGCCCGCCGAGGACAGCGCACCGGCCTTGTTTCGTCGCATGTTCCTCCAGGGCGATCCCGCCGCCGTGAAACGACAACTCAACGCGCTCGACGAACGCGGCAGCATCCTCGACACGCTGCTCGATCACACGAAGAAGCTCAGTCGCGACCTCGGCAGCGATGACCGCTCGCGCCTTGATCAATACCTCACCTCCGTGCGCGAGGTGGAGGAGCGCCTGCTCACTGCCCGCGAGTGGGAGCTGAAGCCGAAGCCCGTCACGAAGCTGCCCGAGCCAGCCGACATTCAGGACAAGAAGCGCATCTTTGAAAAGCTCGACCTCATGCTCGCTATGGCGCAGCTCGCTTTCGAGTCCGACTCCACGCGCATCATCACGCTCATGGTCGATGCCTTTGCCACGCCCGCCTTTAAGATCGACGACCACGAAAGCACCACCGAAGGCTACCACGGCCTCAGCCATCACGGACAGGCTCCCGCAAAGGTGAAACAGCTCGAAGACGCCGACCGCCAGCAGATGGTGCTCTTCCGCAAACTCATCCAAAACCTCGCCGCGAAGCGCGAAGACGACGCCCGACTGATCGACCGCACGATGGTCCTCTTCGGCAGCAACATGGGAGATGCGAACAAGCACGACAACACCAACCTCCCCATCCTCCTCGCCGGCGGCGGGCTCAAGCACGGCCAGCACTACGCCTTCAAAGGCGATCATGACAAGCCGCTCTGCAATCTCTTCGTGTCCATGCTCCAGCACCTGGGTGTGGAGGCCGATGCGTTTGGATCAAGCACGGGAACTCTCACCGTTTAA
- a CDS encoding PIN domain-containing protein, which produces MLVVIDTNVMISALARQTPIAPLFRALANGEIQLALTAAIVVGGGGIGGGGGGRAFSARLLHWLSLVATAWKTIVLVHPSYQFRLISSDPDDNKFADCAITANADFLITNDTDYAPLVDSGYKPQLIKPEVFIARYLKP; this is translated from the coding sequence ATGCTCGTCGTCATTGACACCAATGTGATGATCTCGGCGCTTGCACGCCAGACTCCCATAGCGCCGCTGTTCCGTGCGCTTGCAAATGGCGAAATTCAATTGGCTCTGACGGCAGCTATCGTAGTGGGGGGGGGGGGAATTGGGGGGGGGGGGGGGGGGCGGGCATTTTCCGCACGCCTCTTGCACTGGCTGAGTTTGGTCGCCACCGCATGGAAAACGATCGTCCTTGTCCACCCCTCCTATCAGTTTCGCCTGATCAGCTCGGACCCTGATGACAACAAGTTCGCCGACTGCGCCATCACGGCAAACGCAGATTTTCTCATCACCAACGACACGGATTATGCACCGCTGGTTGATTCTGGGTATAAGCCGCAACTCATCAAGCCTGAAGTCTTCATCGCAAGATACTTGAAGCCATGA
- a CDS encoding DUF1592 domain-containing protein: MIFCHRVLPIFLFCGLLPLSTAHAQSVPSQIEQSCIDCHDAETKKGGLDLTALTFDLRDNAMRERWVRVHDRVEKGEMPPKVEDMAAVDRAALVKALDASLYQADRAEVLANGRGPLRRLNRNEYEQNLRDVLQLPDLDIRDILPEDREGHRFNKTGSVLDMSRVQLTAYLDAAEAALRAAMVTEPAPPPLVKKRVVGTDLFPGTGTFGNREAMFFTKDSKFIELDGKKAKEAVKDESLEMALFRSASWPYLGTPRNVVAKHAGRYKVRFSARAVLQQPGYALLSAKQPVPMTFRTRKPAGVDIINEVRASGGVIDIQPEQQVYETTITLRAGESFEYSLLGLPMPLAQNPNGSAPTYRYPPFPEGGQPGVAVQWLEVEGPIPPPSWPPPSHRVLFDDLGIEVMPKNAQEDAKRLLRRFVSLAAREPVSEDDLRLFEALIAERLEKGSSFKEALLAGYKAFLASGDFIYLREPESADDHFAIASRLSHFLTNSRPDSRLSDLAAQKRLRDAKTLREETKRLIASEGFDRFVKNFTDYWLSLRHIRRDDPDIRLFPEYRFDEYLVESMERETRTFFTAMIRDNLPASVLVKADFVFANDRLAKHYQLPPLSGSAMRKVAVLRGSPFGGLLTQAAVFKVSANGTNTSPVVRGAWVMERLIGQPPPPPPPSVPAVEPDIRGAKTIRDLMALHTKEKSCASCHAKFDPVGLALESFDILGGWRTRYRGIEEGERITGIDRAGHDFSYTLAANVDASGQLIDGRRFNDVHALKAILAANPRQLARNLLHQFTVYATGTPVRYSDRREIESLLDACEKDGYRVRDLMLALVGSEIFVGNISR, encoded by the coding sequence ATGATTTTCTGCCACCGCGTCCTTCCGATCTTTCTGTTTTGTGGTCTTTTGCCGCTCTCCACGGCTCATGCCCAGAGTGTGCCGTCGCAGATCGAGCAGAGCTGCATCGACTGTCATGATGCGGAGACAAAAAAGGGCGGGCTCGACCTCACGGCGCTGACTTTTGATCTGCGTGATAATGCCATGCGTGAGCGCTGGGTGCGCGTGCATGACCGTGTGGAGAAAGGCGAGATGCCGCCGAAGGTGGAGGACATGGCGGCGGTGGATCGGGCGGCTTTGGTGAAGGCGCTGGATGCATCGCTCTATCAAGCGGATCGCGCGGAGGTGCTGGCGAATGGCCGGGGACCGCTGCGCAGGCTGAATCGCAACGAGTATGAGCAAAATCTGCGTGATGTGCTGCAACTGCCCGATCTCGACATTCGCGATATTTTGCCGGAGGACCGCGAGGGGCATCGGTTTAACAAAACGGGCAGCGTGCTCGACATGTCGCGCGTGCAGCTCACGGCCTATCTGGATGCGGCGGAGGCCGCGCTGCGTGCGGCGATGGTCACGGAGCCTGCGCCGCCGCCGTTGGTGAAAAAGCGAGTGGTGGGCACGGATTTGTTTCCGGGCACCGGCACGTTTGGGAATCGCGAGGCGATGTTTTTCACCAAGGACAGCAAGTTCATCGAGTTGGATGGCAAAAAGGCCAAAGAAGCTGTGAAGGATGAGTCGCTAGAGATGGCGCTGTTTCGCTCGGCGAGCTGGCCGTATCTCGGCACGCCGCGCAATGTCGTCGCGAAGCACGCGGGGCGCTACAAGGTGCGTTTTTCGGCTCGTGCGGTGCTGCAGCAGCCGGGCTACGCCTTGCTGTCCGCGAAGCAACCGGTGCCGATGACCTTCCGCACGCGCAAACCGGCTGGCGTGGACATCATCAATGAAGTGCGTGCCTCCGGCGGCGTGATCGACATCCAGCCTGAGCAGCAAGTCTATGAGACGACAATCACGCTGCGTGCGGGCGAGTCCTTTGAATACAGCCTGCTCGGCCTGCCGATGCCGCTGGCGCAGAATCCCAACGGCTCCGCGCCGACCTATCGCTACCCGCCTTTCCCGGAGGGCGGTCAGCCGGGTGTCGCGGTGCAATGGCTCGAAGTTGAAGGCCCCATTCCGCCGCCAAGCTGGCCGCCGCCTTCGCATCGTGTGCTGTTTGATGATCTCGGCATCGAGGTGATGCCAAAGAACGCCCAAGAGGATGCAAAACGGCTGCTGCGTCGCTTTGTGAGCCTCGCGGCACGCGAACCAGTATCAGAAGATGATTTGCGCTTGTTTGAGGCGCTCATCGCTGAGCGCTTGGAGAAAGGTTCGTCGTTCAAAGAGGCGCTGCTGGCCGGTTACAAAGCCTTTTTGGCCTCCGGCGACTTCATCTACCTGCGCGAGCCGGAATCGGCGGACGATCATTTCGCCATCGCCTCACGCTTGTCGCACTTCCTCACGAACTCGCGGCCTGATTCGCGTTTGAGCGATCTCGCGGCTCAGAAACGTCTGCGAGATGCCAAGACGCTGCGCGAGGAAACCAAACGTCTCATTGCCAGCGAAGGCTTTGATCGCTTCGTGAAAAACTTCACCGACTACTGGCTCAGCCTGCGCCACATCCGCCGTGATGATCCCGACATCCGGCTCTTCCCGGAGTATCGCTTTGATGAGTATCTCGTGGAGAGCATGGAGCGCGAGACGCGGACCTTTTTCACCGCGATGATTCGCGACAACCTGCCCGCCAGCGTGCTCGTGAAAGCGGATTTCGTCTTCGCGAACGACCGTCTCGCGAAGCACTACCAGCTCCCGCCTCTCAGCGGCTCCGCCATGCGAAAAGTCGCCGTGCTGCGGGGCAGTCCGTTTGGTGGATTGCTCACGCAGGCCGCGGTTTTTAAAGTCAGCGCGAATGGCACGAACACCTCGCCTGTCGTGCGTGGAGCGTGGGTGATGGAACGGCTCATCGGCCAGCCTCCGCCGCCGCCACCGCCCAGCGTGCCTGCCGTGGAGCCGGACATTCGCGGGGCCAAAACCATCCGCGATCTCATGGCGCTGCACACGAAGGAAAAATCCTGCGCCAGTTGCCACGCCAAGTTTGATCCTGTCGGCCTCGCTTTGGAGAGTTTTGACATCCTCGGCGGCTGGCGCACGCGTTATCGCGGTATCGAAGAAGGCGAACGCATCACCGGTATCGACCGCGCCGGTCACGACTTCAGCTACACGCTTGCCGCAAACGTCGATGCGAGCGGCCAACTCATCGACGGTCGCAGGTTCAACGATGTGCACGCTCTGAAAGCCATCCTCGCCGCCAACCCACGCCAGCTCGCGCGAAATCTGCTCCACCAGTTCACCGTCTATGCCACCGGCACCCCCGTCCGGTATTCCGACCGCCGCGAGATCGAGTCGCTGCTCGATGCGTGCGAGAAGGATGGCTATCGCGTGCGGGATTTGATGCTCGCGTTGGTGGGGAGTGAGATTTTTGTTGGGAACATAAGTCGGTGA